CCAAACAGACACTATGTCTTTTTATCTATCAATCATTTtgaaagctaattttaccaaacactttaatttcaatcaccTTTTTAGCTATCAACTAGTTTATCAACTAGTATAAGCTAGGTTATAtgctttaaataaaaaaatgaattaaacaaaatacttgtgaaaaaaaattaatataactaATAATAAGGTTGAATATTTCACtagttaaaagaaataaaaaacttatGGACATAAAACTTAACCCAGTTTccgtcaacaaaaaaaataactcaGTCAAACCACACAAAGTGTAGGTCAAACTTCAAAGGAAATGCAAACATTTAAAATACAAAGTGTCTAGCCTCTAATTATGCCTAATATTAATCAGATGTATTATAACTGGTAAATGAACTGATTGTCAATACGGAATGAGACCAAGAAACAACAATTCCCTGCAACATCAGGTAATGACTCTTTAGAGCCAGCCAATCTTTGATCAATCCAGAGAATGGTGACGATAATAAAAATAGTTggaatcaattttattttttattttttttataagatgatgtaaaaaaaaagttgaaatatggaaataaaaagaaaaggagattTTTTGTGTTCTATTTTGAACAATTGcgttaccatttttttttttaaataaaacaattctGATGAAGGCATTGGTAGGTAGCATTTGGATCCTCGGCAGCGGTGATGCCTACTGCCATTTCTGCTGCAGTTTGTGCACCGTTGGATTATGGCATCTTTCTTTCAATAGCGCATCTAACCAACCGTAGGTTGTGctagtgtgttttttttttttaaaagttattttaggTAGTGTACAACATGttcaatattatatttttatattaattataaattcatttttagtATCTCATTTGATAGTAATTTTTTGGACTAAATTaacaaagtgtatttttgcacattatcttcctagtataccctaattttaatccaccaataaattcttatttttatgcacacactttctttttcaaataaatttaatatattatgtacaggaaaaaaaaaatgttatgtactaaaaaaaatttaaaaaaaaactttagtttttcaaatatataacattaactagttttattgaaaaaaataagagtaattgacaatGGCTATAATCGACAAATCGTAcccttaaaatatcaaaacgaCAATTAAATAGAAACGATAAATTCGACGTAAAATAACACTTTAAgaaaaacggagggagtaaatttttagggaccaaaataatggtttatcttttgttagtcaattatttttttaaaataaataataatattaaacatgttgtatagaagaaataatttttttgggtcTTAGTATAGTAAAAACATTTAACTTATACGTATAGAACCACACACACTAGTACAATacataaagaataaaaatagcACACTAGCAATAGCACAACCTATATTATGTGCGCTTTGGATGGAGCATGCCACAATCCAACGTTCCACAAACTGCAACACAAATGGCAGCAGGCATCACCGCCGCAGAGGATTCAGATCGATAAACATTTCTCTCATTTGAAAcctcctctatatatataattgcatCTACACTTATTTTTATCATTAGTTAATAATTTCAAAGTAATCGtacattattataaatataatgcTAAATAGATTTATGTTCTCGAAATTTTTTATCTATGTCGCATGCCCACTTTGGCCATATGACAAGTATTGCTATGCAGTTGTTGCGGGTTCGATCCTCGACAACCATCAATGATTCATGTTTTCAATGAGACAAACAACCCTATCGATTTCCTAGCTAAAAATTTGGCCATTTCTTAAAGAATTCgttcaaaatctttaatttgttttttaattgtgtATCATCTCTCTCGTTCGTTGGCAAACTCTACTCCTATCTAATTCTcgagggattttttttttgttggttgcTTAGagcttttcattttaaaaaaagaaaaattaaatatttagtcATTATTATTACGTATTATTTTTTGGATATagtcattattatttttttaaagtaaataatcataataaaatatatttagtcattatattttttctatagtTACTTAGGAATAGGGGGTATGTCCTTATCTCTTATCCCTGTCCCTTCCcctattaataaataataaccaAGTTTATCGCTCTCAGCCCCCAAATACCTTTTCTTTCTTGTTCTTGGTTAGGGTTTTCTTTTTCTCCACCCTTTAGGGTTAGGGTTACTTTCCCCTtttccaccgccaaatcaaaTTCCAAACCATAAATCTCTCTCTTTTCAATTAATCACACAACAAAACAGAGAAAACCAATCGCAGCCTGAGAAGATGACGGGAAAAGCGAAGCCAAAGAAGCATACGGCGAAGGAGATCCAAGCAAAGGTGGACGCAGCGTTGACCAATCGCGGCGGCGGAAAAGCCGGTTTGCTTGATCGGATCGGTGTTGAAAAAGGAGGACACGCAAAGTGGGAGTGCCCTCACTGCAAAATTACAGCGCCTGATGTGAAATCGATGCAGATTCATCACGATGCTCGTCATCCAAAGATCCCTTTTGAGGAAGAAAAGCTCGTGAATCGTCATGCATCAACTGTTCCTGAATCTTCTAAGCCTCGCCCTGGTGTTCGTGGTAGCCTCAAAAAATGATCACAATCATCATCGCTGCTTTTAATCGGCCCTTCATTCATGGCTTTTACTATATgttctattttgtatttttttttgttgtcttttttaAGGGATTATTGAATAATTTGTGTCATGGGTATGCTTAGttactttttatgtttttttttttaaaaaatttccagATGATGATGCTGTGTATGATGAAGTGGTTTCAGAGAAGGGTTTTTGATGAGAATGGGATTGATATTATTTGGCCCTTCTTAAACCTTGAATGTACTATATTGTTCCCTTGATGACAATTAATATGATTGGGCTATTACTTATTACTATATCTTGTTCTgtgttttgatgattttttgcTCAAATAATTTGTTCTGTGATGTGATAATAAGATTGTTTTGGTTGTTATTTTGTGATCATCAATATCTGTGGAGATGATGTTTGGTAAAATCTCTATGGGGATGTCTTTTATTGAAGTTTAAGTTATAGGTTGTGGGTGGCAAAATCTTGCGCCACAACGCGGTCAGCCACACCGTTGGTAAAACATCTACGGGACGTCTTTTATTAAAGTTAAGGGTTTATTATATAGGTTGTGGGTGGCAAAATCTCGTGCACAATGCAGTCAGCCACATCGATGGTCATTGCGTCTTCATTAGACATTCAAATTTGAAGTTAggtattttgttttcaaataaaaatcttGCTGGTACTTATTAATAGAAGTTGTTCTGTGTTCAAATAATTTGTTCTGTGTTCTGATAATAAGATTTGTTTCAGTTGTTATTTTCTGCTCCAGTTTCATTTTCTCTATCGGGATGTCTTGTATTAAAGTTAAGGGTTGTTATATGGCTGCCATGATCTCGTGTCACAACATGGCAGCTGCAGGTTGTGGGCTGCCATGATCTCGCGCCACAATGCGGCCAGCCACAGCGTTAATCATTGGGTCTAGAACAGAGTAGttcaaatattaaatttggtGTTTTGTTTTCAAACCAACATCTTCATTGGAATCTGAACGgttcaattttaataatataacaaCCACCGATATACCTGATCTTGTGATTCCACATATTTGTGACTGCACACAATATCATCTATTTCATTTTTGTGATGAATCTGTTGAAATGAGGTTTGGTAAAATTTCTATGGGTTTGGTTATAGGTCGACCAAAGCTCAGCTTTGGCCCTCGTAGAAGACTCCACAGCTGGATTGCTAAACAGGCAGGCGGAGAGGTTGGCTGGCACAATCTTGCACAACAACACGGTCGGCCACATCTTTGGCCATTTTGTTTAGATTAGCCATTCAAATTTGAAGTTCAGTATTTAGTTTTCAAAATCATTCAAATTTGAAGTTCAGTATTTAGTTTTCAAAATCATTCAAATTTGAAGTTTAGTATTTAGTTTTCAAATCAACATCTTCATTGGAATCTAGACCGtccaattttaataataatacaataatgaCCACCGAAATAATGACCACCGATATCGCTGATCTTGTGACTGAACATATTGTAACAGCAAGCAATCCAAGTAAGTTGGTTTTCTTGTGAATGGGTGATGCAACTTTTTTCCTGCATTTGGTTAAGACTATATTAGTTCATAAGGATAACCAGGGTACATGGCAGTGATACAATTTAGAAACACAAGAGAGTTGTTATTGCCAATAACTTATTGGTAGTATATTTTACCTGCTGGGCTGTGTGATAATTTTAGCTCTTAATACTATAATCTGAATCTCTATTCTAGAGAAATTTAGCCATTTAAGCATTGAGTCATCCTTGGTTATTTTCCTCTCAAATATATGTGAAAATGGGTATCCTAAATATCGTTGTATAAGACAATCTCTATCTAGTTTGTTATAGAATAAGATTTGCATCAATAAATGTAAGAGGAGGTATCTTTGTCGTTTTGAcagagtttttgttttttctttgtgtGTTAAGAAGTGTAGATTCTCAAGGCAATACAAACATTTGATTCGAGAGAATTCTTTCCTATTGGATTGTTATAAGATGCTTCGGTCATTTCACAACACCGTAATTCCAAGTTGAACGAATATAAATGACTGGACTAgattctcaatttcttttttggttGTACAACTTCTCAAAAGTTTCTAAaggagacttttttttttaaccaaacaaacttaagtaatatcattaactaataaatgttcaatacatgagggaataatctcaaatctatggaaactagcccaaacattggccgccctagcaagagtatgagcaaccaaattcgcttgtctcctaacaaacttaacctcaaagtttacagatgaagatgacataagaagaataatgtcgttaacaattaaactaaattctgAATTGCCCCGTTTTCTCGAATGGATGGCGTCAACCAAcaactttgagtcactttcaaattggacTCGCTCAAATCCACGATGGATAGCCTCTTTCATAGCATGTAATAGGGTCATTGTTTCGCCTTCCACTATGGAATAAAAATGCTGCTGCCATTGAGTCAAGCTAGCCACAAAATGCCCATTGGTATCACGAAAGCAAAGACCCAAAGAAGTAACGTCAGACCCAACTACAAAGGCAGCATCAACATTACACTTTATCCATCCCGctcatggttttttttttgaaaacttggtatccggccttggaccgactaatccaaggggaccaatcccaccgcccacttgtgagggccccatttaaagtcagagtttttttgctctgtatggacttagcccaccgaaattggcaccagtggaaatcgaacctgagaccttgagaggagcatactccaagggctcaagccaacaccactcgaccaaccccaagtgggtttccCGCTCATGGTTTTAAGTAGACTTATTAACCAATTGATTGAATTCAATTTGAGTTTAAAATTGAGTTGCATTTAAAATTCAAGGGCCATTTTTTTGGGGGTTTACATGATGTTGGTATGAAGTTTCTTCCACCGTCATTAGCGATGACTAATATTTATCGGGGAACCTGTGAGGCACACAAAGTGAATTATCCCCTCCTaaccgattttttttaatatgcatgGGGGGCTATATTACTTTACtctaaaaaatatcattaatgtACCGTAGGAGACATGATAGATTGATGCACCCTACCCTTGGCCGAATTATTTAAAACATCATTATTCCGGATtaaaattttcttcatttttgttatgaataatatgtaatgaatgtccattattgtgtaggtttttttgtcccctaattgtgtcctataaataggacccctttgttacaatgtaatacacacttgtgaatagaataataacaatgatctattcctttctcttctctctttctcttctccttctatattcttgctattctttagaaatagttcataacacgttatcagcacgatagtctctcccctttcaagaaaggtatagcaacaaagggaagtgacaattttattttatgtatgattttttttattctattctttcagataattttttgtcttcttgtttttttatattgattcacaaaccttcgatccagaagtatcgtggtgaaatttttgaaatatgaatcctgaagattcatagtgtgataaaattttaaaatatgaatcctgaagattcatattatgatgaaattttaaaatatgaatcctgaagattcatggtgtgataaattttaaaatatgaatcctgaagattcatagtatgatgaaattttaaaatatgaatcctgaagattcatagatataagtaaaatgaacatcaatccctgaaggattggataaataactgattgaatatatatttgatccGTTATACATgttcttaaacaattttaaaatcaatttgtattacccacgaattcctgaagaattcattacggatacatctttgaaggattgtacaattagatatattataatataacgaagaatatggattattcttatgaggattgcataaaagattattcttacattataacaatattatatagttcctgaagaacttaaaagaaaaatcaaattatttcttaagaattccagaagaattcaatatacatatgcATCCCTAAAGGATAGTTTtaccaatttttataaaattttggcaattaacaattttcaatggatttatttatttatttctatattgtacaaaacataaaaaatgtatatcataTGCCAATTTTCTTATCAATACGTTATAtgccaatttatttttattttttcaataagttactaattaatcttattcataacataggttacattataattattattaagttactatttaatttgcattataaattttcagtatgttacattacattagtattaataaaaaataattggaattaatttttttatttgactatgtttattatgcttatctaagtatttgcttaattttattatttgatgatagtatatatcaataataaatgaatgaaaaatcattcccagaagtgaatgaagtCCAACCCATtgatgttactccattcccagaagtgaatgtagcaacacacgattaccatggacaaaaattgtggcCATCGTTGAGGTAATAGTCATGGccgtgttaattttaaaagctcGGCTTCTCGctagaattgaaagaaaaaaaaggaaaagtagacaaattagcaaaactgatgaaaatatatgtgatattagctagttcccgaagaactaattaaagaataaaaagggaaaaccttgatattgaagcatctttgaatgattgctcaaagaataaaattttcttgaagaaattatgaagattattatgatcattatatgaagatcacttgtgatatagttcttgaaaagCTAAAGCTTTAATTTGGCGCATCTTTGatggattgctcaaagaatatgaattttcttaaccaatattatgaaagattgtaaaattgtgtttttctctAGCCATTCTGAATAGagatttgttgttgagttcctgaagaactaatttttgtttacaacatgattaaagtccatatgatctatttgatcttagtataaattggaccaaaattaaaagaacaattatgtatgtctcttgaatatgctcctgaagtagcaaacttatgaaaaaaatttcaaaaaatatttgattaatcatattttagattggtacaatttcaataattatcaattgaaatgtgaaagtttttacatgataattcgactttatttctcgatgtacaacttagtaagatctctatctatctattttatattttactatgaggtagacgattattattccctatgaaatatatgcctaagaaaaaagttacatttagctttttatacattaaactttgaatttattttatggtgattatgttttcttaagctttgaatacaattattttcttaattacttataattataattcggttacagtttgtaaatataaactgattttaattattccggttacatatttaaatcaattgattgattttaattttaaaatcttttaattgttactatattttaatttctaattctactgaaatccacataaaaaaaaaaaaaaattatactttatttttactcttttaattctcatacaaataaattattactattttttttattgtgttccaccgaaaagatttttttgtagaaacatatttgtttagcttgaaaatattcatcgatactactattcatgaaaaattaaattttatatttggtagtacgaaaattattgaagactccagaagagtcaatgcattgttatatcgagaaacaaagttgcactttgctaatgtattttatattttaagtcttaaagaaatttgttaccgaatgatattcacataaatgaatatcatattgaaacaagaaacgacagagatattttatctctatattacgagacatattatcaacttttatctctagtttgtggtgtacttatgatattagtgcaaCTTAAGCACATGTTTAAGTAAAtcagaagtttacaatttaaaatatattaagtttgtaattggcaagatcggatgggtcatcccgaatctattatgatgtgaaatataaaataattttatatgaattgaagggcctgaagtttcttcaatttaataatttttatgtgttactagttcccgaaggaagttgataaattaagtaaataagcatattttattttttagaatatatataaggtgatatttgtaaatcaatacaccgatcatgtggaccgattagattcctaaaattttaattgatgcatcaactaaatggtcacatgtatgtttgttataaactcacaaccagaagtttgtgagattatttttaagagatcgttttatatatattattctagaaaatatttgataaatatcatatgttaattgaaatttataccaaacatcttgtgaaatatgttcatacaaacaaaataatggacctgaagattcattctaagttatagttgggaacactcaaacatgtatgttgagatattgaatagcatcatgccaacaaattattatatacataagctctcccctaatttatttgaattttagtttataaacctattttcccatataaacatttttggatgtgttgggtacgtctcaattgctccaatataatgcatttaaatgggtagtaaaagaatattgggaaaataatttttatatgaatctccaaagtgagccaataattggagatttttttacagctttatgggctgattatcaattggtgaattagttttcccaatattagggggagataataagcagctaaaaatatgaactagaagttcaattgaaatgttttgaaataaattaataattgttattttgatcctcttagaaatcaatatgaaccagaagttcaaaagataactcatttgcaaagtttatgaaatcaatcaacagctgctaatgctctaataaaaatgaatgtccctgttggacaatctaatattgcaaatgattcctaaccacgcgtgaagcatggtaagcaaatcggttccaaagataaaaatcctccTAATAttgaaaaggagctaaaaacaaagatgacccgagtgaggatatgaaaatagtatttgacataattaattttccagttccagaagaacttatcaggtacctgtaatttacgaaaatatagagatctcgacaaactatgtcatgaatggaatacgatggaaccgagatgaagtcaacgttgacaatatttttgcacataataaagcgctatatatgtgataaatgacaatgaggatcataaatcaaagtctattaaggattatagacaatgaaatgattgactaaataagatagacgcaattgatacaaaattaaactagctttccaaagcgaaatgtttttggaccagtagtccatttcatctgcagatggagataaatcgatatgaataagttttcaagagaaaaataataaaaacaaaatgtttagaatttgaattgtt
This genomic interval from Trifolium pratense cultivar HEN17-A07 linkage group LG6, ARS_RC_1.1, whole genome shotgun sequence contains the following:
- the LOC123889691 gene encoding protein METHYLENE BLUE SENSITIVITY 1-like translates to MTGKAKPKKHTAKEIQAKVDAALTNRGGGKAGLLDRIGVEKGGHAKWECPHCKITAPDVKSMQIHHDARHPKIPFEEEKLVNRHASTVPESSKPRPGVRGSLKK